A region of Maridesulfovibrio sp. DNA encodes the following proteins:
- a CDS encoding adenylate/guanylate cyclase domain-containing protein, with protein sequence MKEHNRPVVFIVNNVKPEMDLFAQILREDYTLLMAMNVLPVLDVAAREKPDLILLDADLPEMQGCEICKKLRENESTAQIPVVLVTGSREPEDELRWFESGAVDFIRRPLSPPMILRRIASALIQKEQSERLTGLSDKLGRYLSPQVYESIFYGKQDSLIGAKRKKLTIFFSDIVDFTSTTERMEPEDMTALLNNYLDRMSSIAIKHGGTIDKFIGDAVLIFFGDPISQGYRKDALSCMNMAIEMRDSLKEMQQQWFELGISTPFKVRMGINTGFCTVGNFGSKQLIDYTIIGGQVNVAARLEQNAPPDQILISHETWALVKDKFRCLGRAPIYVKGVQHSIRTYQVVGRADAIERDLAGSLGEMVWPAQTISLDCKVSDALLRLRKSGEWACLIVLDGLSPVGMVTKGRMDHIIRGETDKALFLDRPVSAVMDRELLVLPSESDLNEVGKRALSREGSYTFDPIAVTKKGEFAGLVSVRCLMQRLLDPPT encoded by the coding sequence GTGAAAGAACATAACCGTCCAGTTGTTTTTATTGTAAATAATGTGAAGCCTGAAATGGATCTTTTCGCGCAGATTCTGCGCGAGGATTACACTCTGCTAATGGCGATGAATGTCCTCCCTGTTCTTGACGTGGCTGCAAGGGAGAAACCAGACCTTATCCTGCTTGATGCGGATCTGCCGGAGATGCAAGGATGTGAAATATGCAAAAAACTCAGGGAAAATGAATCCACAGCACAAATTCCGGTTGTTCTTGTCACCGGCAGCAGAGAACCTGAAGATGAGTTGCGTTGGTTCGAATCAGGAGCTGTTGATTTCATCCGCCGCCCCTTGAGTCCGCCCATGATCTTGCGCCGTATTGCTTCCGCCTTGATTCAGAAGGAGCAGTCAGAAAGATTGACCGGGCTTTCAGACAAGCTGGGCCGTTACCTATCTCCTCAGGTCTACGAGTCTATTTTTTACGGCAAACAGGATTCTCTCATCGGGGCTAAACGTAAAAAACTGACGATATTCTTTTCCGATATTGTCGACTTTACCTCCACTACCGAACGTATGGAACCCGAGGATATGACCGCTTTGCTCAATAATTATCTTGACCGCATGTCCTCCATTGCCATTAAACACGGCGGTACCATTGATAAATTTATCGGCGATGCCGTGCTGATTTTTTTTGGAGACCCTATTTCCCAAGGGTATAGGAAAGACGCACTTTCCTGTATGAATATGGCTATTGAAATGCGAGATTCCCTTAAGGAGATGCAGCAACAGTGGTTTGAGTTGGGAATTTCAACCCCTTTCAAAGTCCGCATGGGGATCAATACAGGTTTTTGCACTGTAGGAAATTTCGGCTCCAAGCAGCTTATAGATTATACCATCATCGGCGGTCAGGTTAATGTTGCCGCCCGGCTGGAGCAAAACGCCCCTCCGGATCAGATATTGATATCCCATGAAACATGGGCCTTGGTGAAAGATAAATTCCGTTGTCTGGGGCGTGCTCCGATTTATGTAAAAGGAGTGCAGCATTCCATCCGTACTTATCAGGTGGTAGGCCGGGCTGATGCTATTGAACGGGATTTAGCCGGTTCTCTGGGAGAAATGGTTTGGCCTGCGCAGACAATATCCCTTGATTGCAAAGTTTCTGATGCCCTGCTCAGGCTGCGCAAAAGTGGAGAATGGGCTTGCCTGATTGTGCTGGACGGGCTTTCTCCTGTTGGCATGGTGACTAAGGGGCGCATGGACCATATTATTCGTGGTGAAACTGATAAGGCGCTTTTTCTGGATCGTCCTGTGTCTGCGGTTATGGATAGGGAATTACTTGTTCTTCCCTCTGAATCCGATTTGAACGAGGTCGGTAAAAGGGCTCTCTCCCGTGAAGGAAGCTACACCTTCGACCCTATCGCAGTGACTAAAAAAGGAGAATTTGCCGGACTTGTCTCTGTCCGTTGTCTAATGCAAAGGTTGTTAGATCCCCCCACCTAG
- a CDS encoding methylglyoxal synthase: protein MSKIKNIAVVAHDNCKKELLDFVDCNHSILSRHNLVATGTTGGLVEKMIKERSALQNEESYDFKPVNKMKSGPLGGDQQMGAMISEGRIDVLIFFWDPMQPQPHDVDVKALLRLAVLYNIPTASNRSTAEFLISSPFFEGEFQRKETDFSDYTQRKL from the coding sequence GTGAGCAAAATAAAAAATATAGCCGTTGTGGCACATGACAATTGCAAGAAAGAATTGCTTGATTTTGTGGATTGCAACCATAGTATACTTTCCCGACATAATCTTGTGGCTACCGGAACTACCGGCGGATTGGTTGAAAAGATGATCAAGGAAAGATCTGCACTGCAGAATGAAGAAAGTTATGATTTCAAGCCGGTGAACAAGATGAAATCCGGGCCTCTGGGCGGGGACCAGCAGATGGGAGCCATGATTTCCGAAGGCAGGATTGATGTACTGATCTTTTTTTGGGACCCAATGCAGCCCCAGCCTCACGATGTTGATGTTAAGGCTTTGCTTCGTCTGGCTGTGCTGTACAATATCCCAACTGCCAGCAACCGTTCTACTGCTGAGTTCCTGATTTCTTCGCCCTTTTTCGAAGGTGAATTTCAGCGTAAGGAAACAGATTTCAGCGATTACACCCAGCGTAAGTTGTAG
- a CDS encoding flavodoxin family protein: MYVLAINGSPRKGGNTEAMLNKVLEPLKDNGWETEFYQLGGKKIRGCMACMKCWENKDNQCVVDNDKFNEVYEKMVRADAVVIGSPTYFADVSAEIKALIDRAGLVSLANDRQFAGKIGAAVVAVRRGGATHVFDTINHLYQINGMIIPGATYWNMGYGMNKGEVLEDVEGMANMLNLGQSIDWLGKAIKPHMDSFPRVQYLHGEG; this comes from the coding sequence ATGTACGTACTTGCAATCAACGGTAGCCCGCGTAAAGGCGGGAACACTGAGGCTATGTTGAACAAGGTTCTTGAACCGCTTAAGGATAACGGTTGGGAAACCGAATTTTATCAGCTTGGCGGTAAGAAGATTCGTGGATGTATGGCTTGCATGAAGTGTTGGGAAAACAAAGACAACCAGTGTGTTGTGGACAACGACAAATTTAATGAGGTCTATGAAAAGATGGTTCGGGCTGATGCCGTTGTGATCGGTTCCCCTACCTACTTTGCTGACGTAAGCGCGGAGATAAAAGCTCTGATAGACCGGGCCGGTCTAGTGTCTCTTGCAAACGACCGTCAGTTTGCGGGTAAAATCGGCGCTGCGGTAGTTGCGGTCCGTCGCGGTGGTGCAACCCATGTCTTCGATACAATCAATCATCTGTACCAGATCAACGGCATGATCATTCCCGGTGCCACCTACTGGAATATGGGGTATGGGATGAATAAAGGTGAAGTGCTCGAAGATGTAGAAGGTATGGCCAACATGCTGAATCTCGGGCAGTCCATTGATTGGCTCGGCAAAGCCATCAAACCGCATATGGATTCTTTTCCCCGTGTGCAATACTTGCACGGAGAGGGTTGA
- a CDS encoding putative sulfate/molybdate transporter: MRISFNRMEWAGAVGDLGALLPLAFAMIMVNGLSATGLFLAVGLFYLIGGMYYRVPIAVQPMKVVSAYAIAQSLSPAVITGAGYIIAVFMFFLGASGLVKKAARLIPLPVIRGVQVSTGLLLIIKGIALVAGNSGLQEKLGRVEPFLNYQSLGPLPLSVVLGVLFGIVTLKLINSKRVPAGLVVVGCGAVIGGLLGAWNGLTEISLGFYLPQFLPFGFPSADDFSFALLALVLPQIPMTLGNAVIANRDLSYEYFGKEGRRVTDRALCMSMGLANGFAALVGGMPLCHGAGGLAAHYRFGARTCGSNLIIGALFVGLAIGFGAGAVKVLQLIPMGVLGVLLVFAGLQLVLAIRDMTARPAQVVIVLMLIITLVSNLAWAFGAGILLSMVLAKFKVS, from the coding sequence GTGCGCATAAGCTTTAACAGGATGGAGTGGGCCGGAGCTGTCGGCGATCTGGGAGCCCTGCTGCCTTTGGCCTTTGCTATGATTATGGTCAACGGGCTTTCAGCAACCGGACTGTTTTTAGCCGTCGGTTTGTTCTACCTCATCGGAGGCATGTATTACCGGGTTCCTATTGCAGTGCAGCCCATGAAAGTTGTTTCTGCCTATGCCATTGCCCAGTCGCTCAGTCCTGCGGTTATCACCGGAGCCGGGTATATAATTGCCGTGTTTATGTTTTTTCTCGGCGCAAGCGGACTGGTCAAAAAGGCTGCCCGGTTGATTCCCCTGCCTGTCATCCGTGGAGTGCAGGTGTCCACAGGATTGCTTCTAATTATTAAAGGTATCGCTCTTGTCGCAGGTAACAGCGGCTTGCAGGAGAAGCTGGGCAGGGTTGAGCCTTTTCTGAATTATCAATCACTGGGTCCGCTTCCGCTCAGTGTCGTTTTGGGAGTTCTTTTTGGAATAGTAACCTTGAAGCTGATCAACAGTAAGCGCGTACCTGCAGGACTGGTCGTTGTGGGCTGCGGTGCGGTGATAGGAGGGTTACTTGGAGCATGGAATGGCTTGACTGAGATTAGCTTAGGCTTTTACCTGCCGCAATTTTTGCCTTTCGGTTTCCCCTCGGCGGATGACTTCTCTTTTGCCCTTCTTGCTCTTGTGCTTCCGCAGATTCCCATGACGCTGGGCAATGCGGTAATTGCAAACCGCGATTTGAGCTATGAATATTTCGGTAAGGAAGGCCGCAGGGTTACCGACCGGGCCTTGTGCATGAGCATGGGGCTTGCCAATGGTTTTGCCGCACTGGTTGGCGGGATGCCTCTTTGCCATGGGGCAGGGGGACTGGCTGCCCACTACCGTTTCGGAGCCAGAACCTGTGGTTCCAACCTGATTATCGGTGCGCTTTTCGTGGGCTTGGCAATTGGCTTCGGAGCGGGAGCAGTCAAGGTTTTGCAGCTTATCCCCATGGGAGTTCTCGGTGTGCTGCTGGTTTTTGCCGGGTTGCAGTTAGTGCTGGCAATTCGTGATATGACAGCAAGACCGGCACAGGTTGTGATCGTTCTGATGCTCATTATTACTCTTGTTTCTAATCTTGCGTGGGCCTTCGGGGCCGGAATTTTGTTGAGTATGGTTTTGGCAAAATTTAAGGTGTCATAA
- a CDS encoding choice-of-anchor X domain-containing protein, with protein MKKLVCFGIAVCMMMFAAGCKKAVRPDGSPAPDPVVSGAVADTQAGLVLITVAGGDFAPQANAWLYSDGKKFNDKTTAYDDGTNGDIVAGDGVYTIVMNGEGDNNTPAGWTKWGKVRNVVMYDKYDQQAKSPRPVVK; from the coding sequence ATGAAGAAATTAGTTTGTTTCGGTATTGCTGTCTGCATGATGATGTTCGCTGCCGGTTGTAAGAAAGCTGTTCGTCCTGACGGATCACCCGCACCGGATCCGGTTGTTTCAGGTGCTGTTGCTGATACTCAGGCCGGTCTGGTTCTCATTACTGTAGCCGGTGGCGATTTTGCTCCTCAGGCTAACGCATGGCTTTACAGTGATGGCAAGAAGTTCAATGACAAGACTACTGCTTACGATGACGGCACAAACGGTGACATTGTTGCCGGAGACGGTGTTTACACTATTGTTATGAACGGCGAAGGTGATAACAATACTCCCGCCGGCTGGACAAAGTGGGGCAAGGTCCGCAATGTTGTGATGTACGACAAGTATGACCAGCAAGCCAAATCGCCTCGTCCTGTAGTCAAATAA
- a CDS encoding uridine kinase, whose protein sequence is MGKLIKEDGEKGRLHIETKLLGESLVGKDCLRNTEADEYFHMQPDVNVLKIGGQSIMDRGSKALLPVLDELVKAKEDHKILLMTGGGTRARHVYNIGVDLGMPTGVLSKLGDKVSWQNAEILSVLLAKHGGVKIGHGEHLEQLNMYCQLGYLPITTGIPPYGFFEHPAEVGSIPPHRTDSGAFLLAENIGAKSVIYLKDEKGLYEDDPKKAKDREALKFYDRIHVDELIEMDLDDLIVERAVLTFLKNAKTLKQFQIIDVLREPESIHAALRGEHVGTIVYK, encoded by the coding sequence ATGGGTAAGTTGATTAAAGAAGATGGAGAAAAGGGCCGTTTGCATATAGAAACCAAGCTGCTTGGTGAATCGCTTGTAGGCAAGGATTGCCTGCGCAATACCGAGGCGGATGAATATTTTCACATGCAGCCGGACGTCAACGTGCTTAAGATCGGCGGCCAGTCAATCATGGACCGTGGGTCCAAGGCTTTGCTGCCTGTCCTCGATGAGCTGGTCAAGGCCAAGGAAGATCACAAAATCCTGCTTATGACCGGCGGCGGAACCCGTGCCCGGCATGTATACAATATCGGTGTTGATCTCGGTATGCCTACCGGGGTGCTCTCCAAACTGGGAGATAAGGTTTCGTGGCAGAATGCGGAAATCCTTTCAGTGCTGCTGGCCAAGCACGGCGGAGTAAAGATCGGCCACGGTGAGCATTTAGAACAGCTGAATATGTATTGCCAGTTGGGATATCTGCCCATCACCACCGGTATCCCGCCCTATGGATTCTTCGAGCATCCGGCGGAAGTCGGTTCCATTCCTCCGCACCGCACTGACTCCGGGGCATTCCTGCTGGCGGAGAATATCGGTGCCAAGTCTGTGATTTATTTGAAAGATGAAAAGGGACTTTATGAAGATGATCCCAAGAAGGCTAAAGATCGTGAAGCTCTCAAGTTTTACGATCGCATTCATGTGGATGAATTGATTGAGATGGACCTTGATGATCTGATCGTGGAACGGGCTGTCTTGACCTTCCTCAAGAACGCCAAGACCCTTAAGCAATTCCAGATTATCGATGTGCTGCGGGAGCCTGAATCCATACATGCCGCATTGCGCGGAGAACATGTCGGAACTATTGTTTATAAGTAA
- a CDS encoding methyl-accepting chemotaxis protein: protein MKLSAKLILGFGSVLGLLLVLAGISFWALDNSSDGFSQYRGLARDTNLSGRLQANMLMVRMNVKDFINTGSVLDVKQYDEYYAKMRDFLDEASREIKKPERASLIAEVEKEVKEYGEHFVTIKKFQDERDHYVNDELNVDGPRMEQTLTRILETAERDNEVVTTVRSGFAMRRLLLARLYVVKFLDDNAQTSVDRVHSEMKELDKIFDELNRSTQNPERRRLLAEVIDLKGKYMAAFDSLTKVIFTRNGIVTNHLDKIGPQIAKNVEDVKLSIMAEQEILGPKLQSANDQAIMMAVIISLIAFCVGVVTAGFIITTVNKQLGSDPSEIAHVAQSIAGGDLELRFSEPAIGVYGNMRDMAAQLIQVVSDVRAGAGNVASGSTELSASAEGLSQGATEQAASIEEVSASIEEMASNIKQNTLNAQTTEDIALKSASDAQESGAAVSEAVSAMKNIAEKISIIEEIARQTNLLALNAAIEAARAGEHGKGFAVVAAEVRKLAERSGNAAGEISELSSSTVTVAEKAGDMLENLVPNIQKTAELVQEISSASAEQNSGAEQISKAIAQLDSVIQQNASASEEMASTSEELSSQSALLESTMSFFKVSGYGSSSFFRPKALPVSTPRPSAQVAASHAAPAAAPQQAPAPKSESSDFGGLSLDMGADDSDFEKF, encoded by the coding sequence ATGAAATTATCTGCTAAATTGATACTGGGATTTGGGTCCGTTCTGGGTTTGCTGCTTGTTCTGGCTGGGATTTCTTTCTGGGCTCTTGATAATTCAAGTGATGGTTTTAGCCAGTACCGCGGACTTGCAAGGGACACCAATTTGAGTGGAAGGTTGCAGGCCAATATGCTCATGGTGCGGATGAATGTTAAGGATTTCATCAATACCGGAAGCGTTCTCGATGTTAAGCAGTATGATGAGTACTATGCCAAAATGCGTGATTTTTTGGATGAAGCATCCAGAGAAATCAAAAAGCCGGAACGTGCAAGTCTGATTGCGGAGGTAGAGAAAGAGGTTAAGGAGTACGGTGAGCACTTCGTTACTATTAAAAAATTTCAAGATGAACGCGATCACTATGTAAATGACGAACTCAATGTGGATGGACCGCGAATGGAACAGACACTGACCCGAATTCTTGAAACTGCTGAACGGGATAACGAGGTTGTAACTACTGTACGGAGCGGATTTGCAATGCGCAGATTGCTGCTGGCGCGTCTCTATGTAGTTAAATTTCTAGATGACAACGCACAGACTTCAGTTGACCGTGTTCATAGCGAAATGAAGGAGCTTGATAAAATTTTCGATGAGCTGAACCGCAGCACGCAAAATCCCGAAAGGCGCCGTTTGCTGGCTGAAGTTATTGATTTGAAAGGAAAATATATGGCTGCTTTCGATAGCCTGACAAAGGTTATCTTTACACGTAACGGTATTGTTACAAACCATCTTGATAAGATAGGTCCTCAGATCGCTAAAAATGTTGAAGATGTAAAGCTCTCGATTATGGCTGAGCAGGAGATATTGGGTCCGAAACTTCAGTCGGCAAACGACCAAGCTATTATGATGGCAGTCATAATCAGTCTGATTGCTTTCTGTGTAGGTGTTGTAACAGCCGGTTTCATTATAACTACTGTTAATAAACAGCTTGGCAGTGATCCATCTGAAATTGCACATGTGGCCCAGAGTATTGCCGGGGGAGATCTTGAACTGAGATTTTCCGAACCGGCTATCGGTGTTTACGGCAACATGCGGGATATGGCTGCGCAACTGATTCAGGTTGTTTCAGATGTTCGAGCGGGGGCCGGTAACGTTGCTTCCGGAAGTACAGAACTTTCAGCTTCTGCTGAGGGACTTTCGCAGGGAGCTACTGAACAAGCAGCATCCATTGAAGAGGTTTCTGCATCTATTGAAGAAATGGCCAGTAATATCAAGCAGAATACTCTTAATGCCCAGACCACTGAGGATATAGCACTTAAGTCGGCTTCCGATGCACAGGAGAGCGGGGCCGCCGTTTCCGAAGCTGTGTCGGCCATGAAAAATATTGCTGAAAAGATATCTATTATTGAAGAAATTGCCCGTCAGACCAACCTGCTGGCCCTTAATGCCGCAATTGAGGCGGCACGTGCCGGGGAACACGGCAAGGGATTTGCCGTTGTTGCCGCAGAGGTCCGTAAATTGGCCGAGCGAAGCGGTAATGCTGCCGGTGAAATAAGCGAGCTTTCTTCTTCCACGGTGACGGTTGCCGAGAAGGCCGGGGATATGCTTGAAAACCTTGTTCCCAATATTCAGAAAACCGCAGAACTGGTGCAGGAAATTTCCTCGGCAAGTGCTGAGCAGAATTCCGGTGCGGAACAGATCAGTAAAGCTATTGCCCAGCTTGACTCTGTGATCCAGCAAAATGCTTCCGCTTCGGAAGAGATGGCCTCCACCAGTGAGGAACTTTCTTCCCAAAGCGCTTTGCTGGAGAGTACCATGTCCTTCTTCAAGGTAAGCGGTTATGGCAGTTCCTCATTTTTCCGGCCAAAAGCCCTGCCGGTCAGCACCCCTAGGCCGTCCGCCCAGGTAGCTGCATCTCATGCCGCTCCGGCTGCAGCCCCGCAGCAGGCTCCGGCTCCTAAGTCCGAATCTTCCGACTTCGGTGGGTTGTCACTGGATATGGGAGCTGATGACAGTGATTTTGAAAAGTTTTAA
- a CDS encoding response regulator transcription factor, with product MKAKLKREQNYFIAALAASGEEGLACVRDTSPSFVIVDSDLPDIDSTVLVRELVCRDENVLVLMTGENVQVGNVAEAFEAGASGFVGKMSKPCELVRAMDTVLRGNLYLDDAISHGIKRDFSICKKVRRNLFCNSLTPREHEVMQHLATGLTVQEIAAELFVSPRTVENHRSNLMRKLGVKTPLGFIRFAYRHGLIDLDEN from the coding sequence GTGAAAGCTAAATTAAAAAGGGAGCAAAACTATTTTATCGCCGCATTGGCTGCCAGCGGTGAGGAGGGCTTGGCCTGCGTGCGCGATACCTCCCCGTCATTTGTCATAGTTGATTCTGATTTACCCGACATCGATAGCACTGTGCTTGTGCGCGAACTGGTGTGTAGAGATGAAAATGTCTTGGTGCTCATGACCGGGGAGAATGTTCAGGTCGGCAATGTGGCGGAAGCGTTCGAGGCCGGGGCTTCCGGTTTTGTCGGCAAGATGTCCAAGCCTTGTGAGCTTGTCCGCGCCATGGACACCGTCCTGCGTGGTAATCTCTATCTTGATGACGCTATCTCCCATGGAATAAAGCGGGATTTTTCCATCTGTAAAAAAGTGCGCCGTAATCTTTTCTGTAATTCCCTTACCCCTCGTGAACACGAAGTAATGCAGCACCTTGCGACCGGGCTGACAGTGCAGGAAATAGCTGCAGAACTTTTCGTCAGTCCACGCACAGTAGAGAATCACCGTTCTAATCTTATGCGTAAGCTGGGCGTAAAGACGCCGCTTGGATTCATACGCTTTGCATACAGACATGGCTTAATTGATCTGGATGAAAATTAG
- a CDS encoding ArsC/Spx/MgsR family protein, which translates to MRHIVKETPSKDEFLAWQRIAGVDKKKFVNTNGKKYKEMGLKDTIDTMSDADLFELISGDGMLVKRPILVGDDFVLIGFKLKEWEERF; encoded by the coding sequence ATTCGCCATATTGTCAAGGAAACCCCGAGCAAAGATGAGTTTCTTGCATGGCAGAGAATTGCCGGAGTGGACAAAAAGAAGTTTGTTAACACCAACGGCAAGAAATATAAGGAAATGGGACTTAAAGATACCATTGATACCATGTCTGATGCTGATCTTTTTGAGCTTATTTCCGGTGACGGAATGCTTGTCAAACGGCCCATCCTTGTCGGCGATGACTTTGTGCTTATAGGATTTAAGCTTAAGGAATGGGAAGAGCGGTTTTAA
- a CDS encoding MotA/TolQ/ExbB proton channel family protein, whose product MEPIQWIASLFVKASPVPEILILSAIWIVFSFVIGLYIKFNFRVEKGYSKKKLQSAISNADSLSLKVQKAYYSAYQDESSNNTAAQPFFLKDAVYQYGQSAYYDEILSKYENLVNLLPPMGFLGTVVGMLLLFIGGDGGVKNSLSSVGMGTALLTTVFALFSYIVFELLKIRLDYLADKCIKLAIQVASEAVIKEDKEATSKKKTSYITIG is encoded by the coding sequence ATGGAACCAATTCAATGGATAGCATCTTTATTCGTTAAAGCCTCTCCGGTGCCGGAGATATTAATTCTTTCGGCAATCTGGATTGTGTTTAGCTTTGTAATCGGTTTGTATATTAAGTTTAACTTTCGGGTTGAAAAAGGGTACAGCAAGAAGAAGCTGCAGTCAGCCATCTCGAATGCTGATTCATTGTCCCTGAAAGTTCAGAAGGCTTACTATTCAGCGTATCAGGATGAAAGTAGTAACAATACTGCTGCACAGCCTTTCTTCTTAAAGGACGCAGTATACCAATACGGTCAGTCTGCATATTATGATGAAATTCTTTCCAAATATGAAAATCTTGTAAATCTTCTGCCCCCCATGGGCTTTCTTGGAACTGTCGTAGGTATGTTGTTGCTTTTTATTGGCGGTGACGGTGGTGTGAAGAATTCCCTTAGCTCTGTGGGTATGGGGACGGCTCTTCTGACCACTGTATTTGCCCTTTTCAGTTATATTGTTTTTGAATTGTTGAAGATTCGTCTAGATTATCTTGCCGACAAATGCATCAAACTGGCAATTCAGGTTGCTTCAGAAGCTGTAATTAAAGAGGATAAAGAAGCAACGTCAAAGAAAAAAACATCTTATATTACTATAGGTTAA
- a CDS encoding helix-turn-helix transcriptional regulator yields the protein MSKKAGGAKPQRYVQPSLLMALRSGSSYGYELIQTISGYGFLRDEPAPGMIYRHLRQMDEEGLVESKWDAEGDGPAKRVYSITPEGLEILEAWIIHMERQRDALSSFIDRYRAGQ from the coding sequence ATGTCGAAAAAAGCAGGCGGGGCCAAGCCCCAAAGGTATGTGCAACCATCATTGCTGATGGCTTTAAGGTCAGGATCTTCGTATGGTTATGAGTTAATCCAAACCATTAGCGGGTACGGTTTTTTGCGTGATGAACCCGCTCCCGGAATGATCTATCGTCATCTTAGGCAGATGGATGAGGAAGGTCTGGTAGAATCGAAGTGGGATGCGGAGGGTGATGGACCGGCAAAGCGGGTTTATTCCATCACCCCGGAAGGTCTGGAGATTCTTGAGGCGTGGATAATCCACATGGAACGTCAGCGTGATGCGCTGAGCAGCTTTATTGACCGCTACAGGGCAGGACAGTAG
- the prxU gene encoding thioredoxin-dependent peroxiredoxin (Most members of this family contain a selenocysteine.) gives MSDSQPVGCSKPIDNKVDELQPENKNETSETSKGAGIMIKAGQKAPDFTAMAYQDGGFKEVTLSDYLGQWVVLCFYPGDFTFVUATEISAVAEKHAEFEALGVQVLSMSTDSVFVHKMWEYDELSKMITAGKVPFPMLSDGGGKVGEMYGVYDENGGVDIRGRFLIDPDGVIVGYEVLTPPVGRNVSETLRQIQAYQHVRKTGAAEVCPSGWRPGKTVLNPGPDLVGKVWEAWKVSMAFED, from the coding sequence ATGAGTGATTCACAACCGGTCGGTTGTTCAAAGCCCATCGATAATAAAGTTGATGAGCTTCAGCCCGAAAACAAAAATGAAACCTCCGAAACATCTAAGGGAGCAGGAATCATGATTAAAGCTGGACAGAAAGCCCCTGACTTTACTGCCATGGCATATCAGGATGGCGGGTTCAAAGAAGTAACCCTATCGGATTATCTTGGGCAATGGGTCGTGCTTTGCTTTTATCCCGGAGATTTCACATTCGTCTGAGCTACCGAGATTTCGGCGGTCGCTGAAAAACATGCTGAGTTTGAAGCTCTTGGTGTTCAGGTTCTTTCTATGAGCACAGATAGTGTTTTTGTGCACAAAATGTGGGAGTATGATGAACTTTCCAAAATGATTACCGCAGGCAAGGTGCCGTTTCCCATGCTCTCTGACGGAGGCGGTAAAGTCGGTGAAATGTACGGAGTGTATGACGAAAATGGCGGTGTGGATATCCGTGGTCGTTTCCTCATCGATCCAGACGGCGTAATTGTCGGTTACGAAGTTCTTACACCTCCTGTGGGGCGTAATGTGTCTGAAACCCTGCGTCAGATTCAGGCTTACCAGCATGTTAGGAAAACCGGTGCAGCGGAAGTATGCCCCTCCGGCTGGAGACCCGGTAAGACCGTATTGAACCCCGGCCCTGATTTGGTCGGTAAGGTCTGGGAGGCTTGGAAAGTCTCCATGGCATTTGAAGATTAG
- a CDS encoding DUF3431 domain-containing protein, translating into MVRPDVEIVVARYKEDVSWLDETDFPAVIYDKGGDLVEMGDKRSILLPNIGREAHTYFYHILKKYPNFPEYTIFLQGDPFFHMDKLTVEEFFDLADEKMAKKVKFFGFAWFKLRCDRLGRPHEMNDPAKKGKWKGWGKDIPVGDVFEKLFKRTSPEQFIANAPTGNFIVAKERILARPRSFYENAFQLVLDDPQDENNTGHAFERLWQIIFNGSTRINPIE; encoded by the coding sequence ATGGTTAGACCTGACGTTGAAATTGTTGTGGCAAGATACAAGGAGGATGTTTCCTGGCTTGATGAAACGGACTTTCCGGCGGTTATATACGACAAGGGCGGTGATTTGGTTGAGATGGGTGATAAGCGTTCCATATTATTGCCCAATATAGGCAGGGAAGCGCATACTTATTTTTATCATATTCTTAAAAAATATCCGAATTTCCCAGAGTATACGATCTTTTTACAGGGTGATCCGTTTTTTCATATGGACAAACTTACTGTGGAAGAGTTTTTTGACTTGGCAGATGAGAAAATGGCTAAAAAAGTTAAATTTTTTGGATTTGCCTGGTTCAAACTGCGCTGTGACAGACTTGGCAGGCCGCATGAAATGAATGACCCGGCTAAAAAAGGTAAATGGAAAGGTTGGGGTAAGGATATACCTGTCGGGGATGTTTTTGAGAAATTATTTAAACGCACATCACCGGAACAATTTATAGCCAATGCCCCAACAGGCAATTTTATTGTTGCAAAAGAAAGGATTTTGGCACGCCCCAGATCTTTTTATGAAAATGCATTTCAGCTTGTGTTGGATGATCCTCAGGATGAAAACAACACAGGGCATGCCTTTGAACGTCTTTGGCAGATTATCTTTAACGGTTCTACACGTATCAACCCTATTGAATAG